In Nitrospira sp., the genomic window TCATCCAATCCTTGACCAACACCATCAGGGTCACGAGGGGAATGCAGGCCAACAGTCCGTACCACCAGATCCACACCATCACGTTCTTCATGGACTCACCCTCCATTCTCTCAATGCGTTGCTGTGCATCCCTATCAGCAAGGGCCGTTCCCGTTCGGCGCCACGGAGGTGACACGCGCTAACGCATTGACGATACGTTGGATTTCGAAGACGGAGCCTGATGAGTCCCGATGTGCGGGGTTGACGTGACGAAAGAGAAACGACGATCCATCGTCAGGTGACGAAGGCCTTCGTCACAATATGACGGGAAGTGGCAGTGCGCACGGTGATGGAGCGATGTGGGCTCAGTGGAATTGGCGTCGGAAGCGCCACATGCCGCTCCCGAACAATGTGCCGCCCAACAGGAGCATGGCCCGGACGGGTTTCCAAAGCAGGTCCAAGCCTGCCCCCTTCAGCATCACGCCATACGTGATGTCGATGTAGTAACGCAGAGGCGACAACGTCATGATCGCCTGCACCCACTTGGGCATCGACTCGTACGGCGAGGTGATGCCTGACAATAACAGCATCGGACCCACGACGAAGAGCGTCATCATGGCGACTTGAGCCTGGTTCTTCGCCATAGTCGCCGCCACCAACCCGAATCCGGCGGTGGTGAAGACATGCAGCGCGGTCAGCAGAAAAAAGAGTCCCGCCGACCCCTTCATCGGCACGTGGAACACCGGGTGCAACACGCCGTACAGGGCCAGCGCGGTCGCGAGGAGGATGACCCCGGACATTGCGAGGACCTTTGAAAACATGATCTGGAAGGGAGACAACGGCGACACGAGTAACTGCTCGACCGTGCCTCGCTCCTTTTCACGAACCAGCGCGGCAGCCGGCAGTAACACGGCAAAAATGGTGATCATGCGCAAGACATGTGAAATGGACTGGAACCAGCGTTCGTCCTGGGTGGGGTTGAACCAGACCCGATGGGCACTGGACACAACGGGCACGGTCGCTCGCGTTCCGGCAAGACCCGCGGAAGCCAGGCCCGTCTCGGTCCCGAACAGACTCGCAATCCGCACGGTATACGCTGCGGCCGAAAGCCCCTGAGGAGCGTTGGTGGTGTCGACGAGCAGCTGGACCGCCGTTCGTTCTCCGCTCATGAGGGCCTCGTGAAAACGAGGAGGAATCTCCAATAGGAGCATTGCGCGGCCCTGATCCAATTGCCGGAGCCCTTGCCGTGGATCGCTGATGGCTCCCGAGAGGAAGAAATATGGAGGCTGGAACCGGTGAATCAGCTCGCGGGAAGAGGGGCTCTGATCCGCATCATGCACCAGCAGCTCCGCGTTGGTGAGCTGCATGGTGATTCCGGCCCCGCTGACCAGTACCGAGAGAGAAAACGAATACACCAGAAACAATAACAAGGGCACATCACGCGACAACTGCAAGATTTCCTTCCACGTCAACGCCGCGAGACGTTGCCCCCACATGGCTGCCCGTTGTCGAGCCGTCATCTCTTGCCCCTCAGGTCTTCGGTCGCTTCGTAAAGAGACGATACGTGACTACGCTCATCGCGGCGGCAAAGATCGCCAACGCCAACAGATCGATCCACAGCACATCGGCACCGACCCCTTTCAGAAAGCTGCCCCGCACGATGTCGGTGTAATACATGGCCGGGTAGAGGTGCGCTTGGATCTTCGCGCCGCGTGTTAACGAGGCGACAGGGACCAACAAGCCCGAGAACAAGATCGTCGGAATCATTGCCACGACCATCGTGATGATCAGGGCCGCCATTTGTGTCTGCACCAGCAGCGAAATCAGCAGGCCGATCCCCGTGGTGCAACATACGAACAACACCGACGCGGAAAAGAACAGGAGGAAATTGCCCTTGAACGGCACGTGAAAGAGACCGACGGCTATCAGCCATAACACGAGGACGTTCACGAGAGAGATGACGATATAGGGCAGCAGCTTTCCGGTGAGAAACTCGGCGCGGCTGACGGTGGAGCTATAGATGTTGTAGATCGATCCCGTTTCCTTTTCCCGCACAACTCCAAGCGCCGTCAGCAGGGGAGACGCCAGCATCAGCGTGAACATGACCAGCGCCGGCACCATGGACCAGGTGCTGCGGACTTCCTCGTTGTACAGGTACCGCACCTCGACACCAAGCGGACGCACGAGGACGCCGGCTTGCTCCTGGGTCAGGCCACGGGAGCGGCGCAGGAAATCGATCAGTCGCTCCTGCGTGAACGCCTGGTTGATGGCAATCACGTAGCCCTTGGCGATATCCGTATGGAGCGGAAAGGTCCCGTCGAGCAACGTCTGTACGGCGACCGGTTCGCCAGCGGCCAATTGCTCCTGAAACCGCTCGGGCACAATGATGGCCGCCCGGATCGTCGTTTCGGCCAGGAGACGATCCAGAGTACGCTCCTCGTCGACATACCCCCGAAACGAAAAGTAGCGCGACTGGATGAACCGCTGAAGATACTCCCGGCTGAACTCACTGTGATCCCGATCCACGACAGCAAACGGAATGTCTTCGACATCCAGGTTCAACCCATACCCGAACACCACAAGCCACAGCGCCGGCAATAGGAACGCCAACAGCAGAAACAGGCGGTCCCTGGTGGTTTCCTTCCATTCCTTGAACGCCACCGCGCTGATACGTTGCAGGTTCAGGGGGCCCCCTCCTTGTGCGCCGCCTGTTCCAGCGCCATGACTCGCGACACAAACACGTCCTCCAGGCTCAGCATTCGCGGGCGCACCGCCGCAACCGCGATCCCGACGCGACCCAAAACCTCCCGCAGCCGTGCCTCATCACGGGAGGGATCACGCGAGAGGACGTGGATCTTTGTGCCGAAGAGCGCGGCGCCGGGGAATCCCGACGCGGCCACGTGCGCGAGCGCCGCTCCCGGCTTGTCGACGGCAATCTCCAGAAGGTGGCCCACTTCCTGCTCCACCTGTGTTTTGAGTTCCGCCGGCGTGCCTTCGGCCACGATACGTCCGGCATACATGAGGGCCAACCGATCGCAGTGCTCCGCTTCACTGAGGTAGTGTGTGGTGATAAGGATGGCGACGCCTTCTTCCCGGGCCAACCGCGACAGGATCTCCCAGAACCGTCGACGGCCGATGGGGTCCACGCCGGACGTCGGTTCGTCCAGAAACAGGACACGCGGGCTGTGGACGAGTGCACAACCCAATGCCAGACGTTGTCGCACCCCCATGGGGAGGCGTCCTGTCCGATCATGTTCATAGCCGCCGAGGCCGGCCATGTCCACGATCCATTCCATCCGTTGTTGCGCCTGTCGACGAGCCAATCCATAAATCCCGGCAAAGAGCCGGATATTCTCGATCACGGTCAGGTCCAGATACAGGGAGAAGGCCTGGGACATGTACCCGATGCGTTCCTTGATCGCACCGCTTGCCGTCCGCATGTCGGCGCCGGCCACGCGTCCTTCTCCGCCCGTCGGCGGCAGAATCCCGGTCAGCATCTTGATGACGGTCGTCTTACCCGCGCCGTTCGCCCCCAGGAGGCCGAAGATTTCGCCTTGCTTCATGTCGAAACTGACCCGATCCACCGCTCGAAAGGAGTCAAAATCGCGAATGAGCTCCTTGGCCTGGACGGCCAATCCATCGAACGGTTGCCTATTCCACGAATGCGCGGCATGGCCCGATGCTGCCGACGCCCCCGCTTGTGCATCCTGTTCTTTCAGCAGCAGTGCCACGACCACATCTTCCAACTCCGGCTCGTCGGTGTGGAGCTGCGTGACCGGCAACGAGTCCAATGCGTCCCTGATCCCTGCAGCGGCAGCATCCGGCTCCCGCTCCGGTGTAAACACGTGCAGCGACGCACCCATCGATTCCACCTGGGGATACCGACGTTTCAGGCGCACCATGGCGTCCAGTTGCGGGGTTGCTTCGACGGTAACGACCAAGCCGGGAACCAATGCTCGAACGTCCGACGGAGTTCCGGATGCCAGCACCTGTCCATGGGAAAGAAATGACAGCCGATGAAAGCGGGCGGCTTCGTCCATGTAGGCGGTCGAGACGAGCGCGGTCATCCCCTTGACGGCTTGCCATTCTGCCAGAATGGCCCAGAAGTCCCGCCGCGAAACCGGGTCGACGCCGGTCGTGGGTTCGTCCAGAATGGCGAGCTCCGGCTCATGAATCAGCGTGCAGATCAACCCGAGTTTCTGCTTCATGCCACCCGAGAGCTGCTTCATCAGCCGAGTGCGAAAACGCTCCAGGCGGGTGATCGCCAACAATCGCGCTTTGCGTTCACGAAGGTCGGCCTCGGACACCAACCTGAGCCTGGCGAAGAAGTCGATGTTCTCCTCCACGGAGAGCTCAGGGTAGAGATTGAGTCCCAATCCTTGGGGGAGAAATCCGATCCGCCGCTTCACCTGTTCCGCCGCCCGCTCGGAATCCACGACGATCCCGAACACCTCGGCGGATCCTCCCTCATATCCCAACACTCCCGCGATCGCCTTCATCACCGTGCTTTTCCCTGCACCATCCGGCCCGATGAGGCCGTAGATCTCTCCTCGATTCACGGTGAAGTCCAGGCCATCGACGGCAAGATGGTGCTTGTACCGCTTGACGAAGCCGGACACCCGGACGACCACATCCGTCGACGATGGAGCGAGGCTTGTCATCGAGGCTTCGACCAGGCGACGTCGTCCTTCCAACGGATCAGCGCGTCGGCCGGAAGCCCCGGTGTGAGACGATGATTCGGATTAGCCGTGAGGTAGAGGCGGACGGCGTAGATCAGCTTGACCCGTTCGTCCGGCGTTTGAACTTCTTTGGGTGTGAATTCCGCTTTCGAGGCGATGTAGCGGACGGTCGCCTCGAAGGGTTCGTCGGGGAACGCGTCCGTGTGGATGCGGGCCGGCAAATCCAGCCGGACTTTGCCGATTTGGAGTTCCGGGACATAGACCTGCAGGTACAGGCGGTCAAGGTCGACCACTTCGAGTAGGGGCGCGCCGGTCGCCACAACTTCGCCGATGTCCACCATGCGTGTGGTCACCGTGCCGTTTGTCGGAGCCAGGATCGTTAGATCGTCGAGCACGCTGCGAGCCTCCGCAAGCGTGGCATCTGCTTGGTCGCGTTGCCGTTCGAGCGCCGCGACCTCCGCCTCTTTCGATCGGATACGTTCCTTCCCCAGTTCAGCCTGTGCGAGTTCCTTGCTGGCTTGGTCGAGCCCGGCTTTTGCCACGGCGATTTCCGTCACCGCGACCTTCCAACGTGCATCGGCCTGATCCACCTGTTGCTGCGACACCGCCTGTTCGGGCAGCAGCGCCCGGATGCGATCGACATCGCGACGGGCTTCATGTTCGATCGCCTGTGCCTTCCGGATGACGGCACGTGCACTGTCGACCTTGGCGGCGGCCGCCTCGATGCTCAACGGCACCTCCAGGTTCAGGACCGCGAGGGCCGTATGGGCCGCCTCCACCTGCGCCATCACGCTGTCCACCAACCGCGCAACTTGATCGACTTTCGCTTTCGTCTGCGCGTCGTCCAGCCGAATCAAGACGCTGCCTTTGACGACGTTGGCGCCTTCGCGCGCCGCCAGATCTACGACGCGCCCCGGAAACTTGCTGGCCACGGTGACATGGTCACCCTCAATCCGGCCATTGGCCTGAATCAGCCCCTCCGGCAGCCCGTTATGCCAGACCAGTCGATCGAGAATGACATAGCCTGCAAGCAACACCGCAGCGAGGACGGCCGCGACGATCGTGGAGGTACGGGTGGTCATACAATCAGTCTGTCGCAGCCCCTGTTTCGAAGACACACCGCACGGCCCAGCTGCACGTGCGTCGACACTGTAGTCGATGATGGACCCTTTTGCCAGGGCTCAGCCTCTATGGCAAATCAACCCACCATTCGGACGACGACTCAATGCTCTCCATACCGGGCCATCCACTTGCGGAGGTGTTCCACAGCCTCGGTCTTCTGCTCCGGTCTCAGCGTCGCATGCCACTCCGTCACCTTTGGCAACAGACGCTGCATCACGCGCTTCTGTTCAGCCTGGTGACGATCCATCAGTTGCGTCAGCTTGGCCTGGTCCAGCCGGTCGCCCTGCACCTGGGCGATCGCTTCCTCCATGATGGCGTTGCGCTCCTGCTGCGATTCGGCACGAGCCGCCACCATTTCATCCCTGACGGCCATCAGCTTCGCCTTTTGCTGATCGTCGAGGTCCAAGTGTTTGGCGATCTTACTCGTCATCCAATCAGCTCGTTCCGCCGGCGTATAGTGCCGATGACAACCGGCCCCGACCAACGCTCCGGCCAGAACCAGCGTCCCGATCGCAACCCGAACCATCTTGTGCGCCCTCATGCTGCCCTCCTTGGTGAGTGGTATGAGATCAGACTGCCTCTTCACATTGAAACAGCAATCGAAGCGACATGGTAGGGGGCAGCGCGCGATTATTCCCGAGGGCGGGACAGGCCGAGCTTTTTGATTTTGGAGGTGAGGGTGGTGCGCTTGAGGCCAAGCCGAACCGCCGCACCGCCCGGTCCGCCGATCGTCCACTTCGTCTCTCGCAGGACACGAAGGATCTGCTCGCGTTCCGCCTCCTGCAGGGAAGGCGTCGCAGCATGACGCTCCGGCTCCACCAGTTTCAGTTCCTGGAGGGGCACATGCAGTTGCGTTCCCTGAGTGAGAATGACGGCCCGTTCGACCAGATTTTCCAATTCCCGGATGTTGCCCGGCCAGTGGTAGCGGGACAGGGCCTCCAGAGTGGGGGCGGGAACCGATTCGATGGACTTCTTCATGCGCGCGGCATAGTGCTGCGCGAAATACCGCACGAGCATGGGGATGTCGTCCCGTCGCTCGCGGAGAGGCGGCAGGTTCAGGGGAAACACGTTCAACCGGTAATAGAGATCGCCACGGAAATGTTGCTCTTCGACCAGCGTCGCCAGATCGCGATTCGTGGCGGCGATCAGACGGATATCTACGTGGATGGTGCGCGTGCTCCCGAGCCGTTCGAACTCCTGTTCCTGCAACACACGAAGCAGTTTAGACTGCAGCTCCAGCGGAATTTCCCCCACCTCGTCTAAAAAGATCGTCCCGCCATGGGCCAATTCGAACCGACCGACTTTCTGCGCGATGGCTCCGGTGAACGCCCCCCGCTCATGGCCGAATAACTCGCTTTCGAGCAGCCCAGTGGGAATCGCGGCGCAGTTCAGTTTGACAAACGTGCGTGCATGTCGCCCGCTCAGGCGATGGATGGCCCTGGCAATCAGCTCTTTCCCGGTGCCGGTTTCACCCAGGATCAGCACCGTCGCGTCGGTCGGCGCCACGATTTCCACTTGCCCCAACACCTGTTTCAACGCCCGGCTATCGCCGATGATATCGTCGAAACCATGTTCGAGGCGAATCTCCTCTTCGAGATAGTGCTTCTCCTCGGTCAGCCGGTCTTTGAGTTCGGTGATCTCTTGATAGGCCAGAGCATTGTCCACCGCGAGCGCAATCTGTCCGGCCACCTGGCTGAGAAACTCGATGTCCTGCTCGACGAACGCCTGCTCCTGACGGCTGGCCAGATTGAGACAGCCAATCACGCGATCACGGGACAACAGCGGCAGTGAGCAGTTCGATTGAAATCCGCGCTCGACCAGCAGCTGCGTCACCGGATGTGAGAACGCCTGCATTTTGTGCCGATCCGGCACAACCACCGGCCGCTTCGTCTGGAGGGCAAGACCGGCCGGCGAATCGTAGGCGTCTGAGCTATTTCCCTCCGTGAGTGCGCCCTGATTGTCGGGAAAGTCGAGCGCATGGAGACGCACGCGCTGGGTCTTGCTGTCGTAGAGGATTAAACTGGCATATTCCTGCGGGACCATCTCGCGGAGACAGAGACTCACCGCTTTGAACACCTCGCGCAGGTCCAGCGTGGAGGCCATGGTGTTGGTCATGCGCAATAACAGACCGAAGCGATCGCGCTGCCGTTCGACGTCCCGCTGTGAGGCCGCCGCCGCCTCACGGTTGAGCACATTCTCCACGGCCACCGCCACCTGACGCCCGATCTGCTGCATCAAGTCCAGATCCTGCTCCCCATAGGCACCGGGCTGCAGACTGGAAAATTCGAGCGAACCCAGCTGACGCTCTACCGACGTCAGCGGCACCAGACAGCAGGACTGCACGCCGTCCTCCCGCATCAGCCGGACAATGGACGGCCAACGGGATTCCTTGGTCAGATCATTGATCAATAACGGACGCTGGGTGTCCCACACCAGGCCGGCCGGTGTGTCGCCGGAGGGTGCCTCCTGGCCGCCGATGATGTCAGCCGGAACATTCGCTTGCAGCACATGCAGCCGCATGATGTCGCGTTGCGCATCATAGAGGGAAAGGCCGACAAAATTGACGGGAACGAGCATCGGCAGGCGGCGGGCGAGATCCTGAATGAGACTCGGCAGGTCGGAATGGGTCGCAATCGCCTCCACCACCTGCAACAAGGCGCCATAGCGCCCACTGTCTTCTTGCGTCGCTTGCGGAGATGAGAAGGGCGGCTGGTTATTCATGAGTCGTGGCTTAGTATGCCCGCGACCGCCGCAGTACGCAACGGCACCGGAGTGCACTCTCGCCCGCGGTCTCGAACACGATGTTTTGCTGGTACGAGCCAAGGCGCACGAGCGGTTTGGTCGTGATACCCTTCTCATTGTCCTCCGCCGCCTGATTGATCTGATCGAGAACAGAATGATCGTTGTGGCGCCGTGATCAATAGGGAAGGCACGGTGGTCGGCGATTCAGAGGAAGACAAACCGCGAGGGGATGACGGCGTCTTGAGTCAGTAGCCTGCGAATGTTTCCGTGCGAATATCGCTGTGGTCGATGCCGGCTTCTTTCAACATCGTGCGCAATGCGCCGACCATACCCGGCGGGCCGACCACGTAATAGATCGGCTTCTTCACATTGACGAGGTGTTTGGAGAGCAGCACCGCGTTAATGTACCCCGTCTCGCCCTGCCAGGGGCGGGAGGAATTCGCGGGTTCGGTCATGGTGGCTACGAAGCGATAGTGAGGATTCTTGTCCTGCAAGGACTGCAATTCGTCCAGAAACGCCGCATCTTCCGGTCGTCGGTTGGAGTAGAAGAGCACCATGGGGTGCGGCGACCGTTGCATCGCCGCCTGCACCACCATGCTGCGAAACGGTGTAATGCCGATCCCGCCCGCCAGAAAGACGGCCGGGCGTGTCTGGTCGGCATGTAGCACCAAGTTCCCGAACGGCCCTTCCATCCGGACGGTTGAGTCGAGCGGCATGCGCTGCAGTTCGCGCTTGAAGGCGGTATCGCGGAGCCGGGTGGCAACCATCAGGGTTGATTCCTGCGGCGCGCTCGCGATGGAAAAGGCCCTGGTATTGCCCGCTGCATCGGTCTCAGAAGGCTGAGGCAGCGTCAGATCGACAAACTGACCCGGCGTGAAGGCGAACTGCGACGGCTTGTCGAAGTAGAACGCCATCGTCCCTTCCGCCACCAGACGCCGCTCGGTCAGTGTGATTGAATACCCGCTCTCGTCCGCCGCCTCACCCATGCTTTCCCTCTCGTATCACGCGCGGCACGCCGGTCAACCAGGAACTCAGAGCGATTTGTGCGTCCCGTCGCAAAACGGAGGATTCTTGGTGTGCTTACACTGACACAAGGCCACGGTTTTCTTTTCGGTCGTCGTGAACGCCATGGGCGTGAAACTGGTTCCCTTGTGAGCCCCATCACAAAACGGCTGCTTCTTCGAGCGCCCGCATCGACACCAATAGTGCGTACCTGCGTCCAACTCCAACACGGCCGGCTGCTTCGCTGCAATGACTGGTTCTTCCATGCTGTGACCTCCCGTTTAGTTGAATGACTTCATTTCGACACACTGACTTGCCCCACTGGGCTCCGAACACTTCCATCCATCAGACTCAAACCCCTGCCATCTCCAATAGGCGAAGGGCTTGTTCTTCGACTTACCGGTACACTCAACATCCACACTGCTTGGGGAGAAATGCGCCAATCCTCAGCCATCCGCTGCCGCAGAAGAGGACAGAGTTGATCCGCTCGAGGAGCTAGAGGACCAACGGTTTGATCGGCGACACTACGGCCGCCGGATTGTTTTTCCACGTCGCCTCGTCGGCGTCCACATACAGCTCGACTTCGTTGCCATCCGGGTCACGAAGGTAGAGGCTCTGGCTCACGGTGTGGTCGCTCATCCCGTCGATGACGATACCTGACCGTTCGAGCTCCTGCTTGGCCGCCCGGAGTTCGTCCAGGCTATCTCCCATTTTGATGCCGATATGGTACAGCCCTCGCCGCCGCCCTTGCGGAGGGCCCGGCGCATCGCCGACTTGAATCAGCAGCAGTTCATGATGCGTGCGGCCGGATGTGAGCGCCGCGGCCGCGCCGTTGAAAATTCTTCCTACTTCCTGGAATCCAAGCAGGTCGCGATAAAATGCCAGCGACCGCCCGAGATCTTTCACATAAAACACGACGTGGCCCAGATAGTGCGCCTTCATGTGATCGACTCCTTCCCGGTCGACGGTGTCCGGAGCAGTGCCCTGACCGCCGCATGCGCCAGCACCACATCCGGCTCGCGCTGCAGCGCGTCGTAATAGTGCCGGCCAAATCCATCGCCTTCCTCAGACGGCGTCAACATCGTCCGCACCGAGTCGATGGTCAGGGTCATCTCCGCCCGATCCTCGACTTCCTCCTCCTCTGACAGCTCATCGATCTTCACCATCAGTTGGGACAGCGGG contains:
- a CDS encoding ABC transporter ATP-binding protein, which codes for MTSLAPSSTDVVVRVSGFVKRYKHHLAVDGLDFTVNRGEIYGLIGPDGAGKSTVMKAIAGVLGYEGGSAEVFGIVVDSERAAEQVKRRIGFLPQGLGLNLYPELSVEENIDFFARLRLVSEADLRERKARLLAITRLERFRTRLMKQLSGGMKQKLGLICTLIHEPELAILDEPTTGVDPVSRRDFWAILAEWQAVKGMTALVSTAYMDEAARFHRLSFLSHGQVLASGTPSDVRALVPGLVVTVEATPQLDAMVRLKRRYPQVESMGASLHVFTPEREPDAAAAGIRDALDSLPVTQLHTDEPELEDVVVALLLKEQDAQAGASAASGHAAHSWNRQPFDGLAVQAKELIRDFDSFRAVDRVSFDMKQGEIFGLLGANGAGKTTVIKMLTGILPPTGGEGRVAGADMRTASGAIKERIGYMSQAFSLYLDLTVIENIRLFAGIYGLARRQAQQRMEWIVDMAGLGGYEHDRTGRLPMGVRQRLALGCALVHSPRVLFLDEPTSGVDPIGRRRFWEILSRLAREEGVAILITTHYLSEAEHCDRLALMYAGRIVAEGTPAELKTQVEQEVGHLLEIAVDKPGAALAHVAASGFPGAALFGTKIHVLSRDPSRDEARLREVLGRVGIAVAAVRPRMLSLEDVFVSRVMALEQAAHKEGAP
- a CDS encoding VOC family protein encodes the protein MKAHYLGHVVFYVKDLGRSLAFYRDLLGFQEVGRIFNGAAAALTSGRTHHELLLIQVGDAPGPPQGRRRGLYHIGIKMGDSLDELRAAKQELERSGIVIDGMSDHTVSQSLYLRDPDGNEVELYVDADEATWKNNPAAVVSPIKPLVL
- a CDS encoding ABC transporter permease, with the protein product MAFKEWKETTRDRLFLLLAFLLPALWLVVFGYGLNLDVEDIPFAVVDRDHSEFSREYLQRFIQSRYFSFRGYVDEERTLDRLLAETTIRAAIIVPERFQEQLAAGEPVAVQTLLDGTFPLHTDIAKGYVIAINQAFTQERLIDFLRRSRGLTQEQAGVLVRPLGVEVRYLYNEEVRSTWSMVPALVMFTLMLASPLLTALGVVREKETGSIYNIYSSTVSRAEFLTGKLLPYIVISLVNVLVLWLIAVGLFHVPFKGNFLLFFSASVLFVCCTTGIGLLISLLVQTQMAALIITMVVAMIPTILFSGLLVPVASLTRGAKIQAHLYPAMYYTDIVRGSFLKGVGADVLWIDLLALAIFAAAMSVVTYRLFTKRPKT
- a CDS encoding periplasmic heavy metal sensor, with the protein product MRAHKMVRVAIGTLVLAGALVGAGCHRHYTPAERADWMTSKIAKHLDLDDQQKAKLMAVRDEMVAARAESQQERNAIMEEAIAQVQGDRLDQAKLTQLMDRHQAEQKRVMQRLLPKVTEWHATLRPEQKTEAVEHLRKWMARYGEH
- a CDS encoding sigma 54-interacting transcriptional regulator, producing the protein MNNQPPFSSPQATQEDSGRYGALLQVVEAIATHSDLPSLIQDLARRLPMLVPVNFVGLSLYDAQRDIMRLHVLQANVPADIIGGQEAPSGDTPAGLVWDTQRPLLINDLTKESRWPSIVRLMREDGVQSCCLVPLTSVERQLGSLEFSSLQPGAYGEQDLDLMQQIGRQVAVAVENVLNREAAAASQRDVERQRDRFGLLLRMTNTMASTLDLREVFKAVSLCLREMVPQEYASLILYDSKTQRVRLHALDFPDNQGALTEGNSSDAYDSPAGLALQTKRPVVVPDRHKMQAFSHPVTQLLVERGFQSNCSLPLLSRDRVIGCLNLASRQEQAFVEQDIEFLSQVAGQIALAVDNALAYQEITELKDRLTEEKHYLEEEIRLEHGFDDIIGDSRALKQVLGQVEIVAPTDATVLILGETGTGKELIARAIHRLSGRHARTFVKLNCAAIPTGLLESELFGHERGAFTGAIAQKVGRFELAHGGTIFLDEVGEIPLELQSKLLRVLQEQEFERLGSTRTIHVDIRLIAATNRDLATLVEEQHFRGDLYYRLNVFPLNLPPLRERRDDIPMLVRYFAQHYAARMKKSIESVPAPTLEALSRYHWPGNIRELENLVERAVILTQGTQLHVPLQELKLVEPERHAATPSLQEAEREQILRVLRETKWTIGGPGGAAVRLGLKRTTLTSKIKKLGLSRPRE
- a CDS encoding FAD-dependent oxidoreductase, which codes for MGEAADESGYSITLTERRLVAEGTMAFYFDKPSQFAFTPGQFVDLTLPQPSETDAAGNTRAFSIASAPQESTLMVATRLRDTAFKRELQRMPLDSTVRMEGPFGNLVLHADQTRPAVFLAGGIGITPFRSMVVQAAMQRSPHPMVLFYSNRRPEDAAFLDELQSLQDKNPHYRFVATMTEPANSSRPWQGETGYINAVLLSKHLVNVKKPIYYVVGPPGMVGALRTMLKEAGIDHSDIRTETFAGY
- a CDS encoding efflux RND transporter periplasmic adaptor subunit codes for the protein MTTRTSTIVAAVLAAVLLAGYVILDRLVWHNGLPEGLIQANGRIEGDHVTVASKFPGRVVDLAAREGANVVKGSVLIRLDDAQTKAKVDQVARLVDSVMAQVEAAHTALAVLNLEVPLSIEAAAAKVDSARAVIRKAQAIEHEARRDVDRIRALLPEQAVSQQQVDQADARWKVAVTEIAVAKAGLDQASKELAQAELGKERIRSKEAEVAALERQRDQADATLAEARSVLDDLTILAPTNGTVTTRMVDIGEVVATGAPLLEVVDLDRLYLQVYVPELQIGKVRLDLPARIHTDAFPDEPFEATVRYIASKAEFTPKEVQTPDERVKLIYAVRLYLTANPNHRLTPGLPADALIRWKDDVAWSKPR
- a CDS encoding CDGSH iron-sulfur domain-containing protein, translated to MEEPVIAAKQPAVLELDAGTHYWCRCGRSKKQPFCDGAHKGTSFTPMAFTTTEKKTVALCQCKHTKNPPFCDGTHKSL
- a CDS encoding ABC transporter permease gives rise to the protein MTARQRAAMWGQRLAALTWKEILQLSRDVPLLLFLVYSFSLSVLVSGAGITMQLTNAELLVHDADQSPSSRELIHRFQPPYFFLSGAISDPRQGLRQLDQGRAMLLLEIPPRFHEALMSGERTAVQLLVDTTNAPQGLSAAAYTVRIASLFGTETGLASAGLAGTRATVPVVSSAHRVWFNPTQDERWFQSISHVLRMITIFAVLLPAAALVREKERGTVEQLLVSPLSPFQIMFSKVLAMSGVILLATALALYGVLHPVFHVPMKGSAGLFFLLTALHVFTTAGFGLVAATMAKNQAQVAMMTLFVVGPMLLLSGITSPYESMPKWVQAIMTLSPLRYYIDITYGVMLKGAGLDLLWKPVRAMLLLGGTLFGSGMWRFRRQFH